In a genomic window of Rutidosis leptorrhynchoides isolate AG116_Rl617_1_P2 unplaced genomic scaffold, CSIRO_AGI_Rlap_v1 contig330, whole genome shotgun sequence:
- the LOC139882965 gene encoding DUF724 domain-containing protein 5-like has translation MRGKNENEEVSIVSLINLSDSREIVEVSWNLPFVKKDTSLWEIVQSFKVFQQKPQKPDFRPLLNEAEGLREGIALGWMVNYSNTVEKIYKLRYDDRDSMFSTNLELIPKFEQQGFDIVPLEKRLRGLLSTKATIAHLELQLKETRVLLKNETDEKARMEEDIREHAKRIDDHDKRIKELVKMLSKEKARK, from the coding sequence ATGAGGGGGAAAAATGAGAATGAAGAAGTTTCCATTGTAAGCCTGATAAATTTGAGTGATTCCAGGGAAATTGTGGAAGTGTCCTGGAACTTACCTTTTGTCAAGAAGGACACATCACTTTGGGAAATTGTGCAATCCTTTAAAGTATTCCAACAGAAGCCCCAAAAACCTGATTTCCGCCCTTTGCTTAATGAAGCAGAAGGTTTGCGTGAAGGAATCGCTCTTGGTTGGATGGTGAATTATTCCAACACCGTGGAGAAGATATATAAGTTGAGATATGATGATCGTGACTCCATGTTTAGCACCAATTTAGAACTTATTCCAAAGTTTGAACAACAAGGTTTTGATATTGTCCCACTTGAAAAGCGTCTGAGAGGTTTGCTTTCAACCAAAGCCACCATAGCACATCTTGAATTACAATTAAAAGAAACCAGAGTTCTGTTGAAGAACGAAACAGATGAAAAAGCAAGGATGGAGGAGGATATAAGAGAGCATGCCAAGAGGATTGATGATCATGACAAGAGGATCAAAGAGCTTGTCAAGATGTTGAGTAAAGAAAAGGCCAGAAAGTAA